Proteins from a genomic interval of Garra rufa chromosome 4, GarRuf1.0, whole genome shotgun sequence:
- the LOC141333516 gene encoding CD82 antigen, which produces MKADDKLEILKFFLMLVNSLFVILGISIFACSAWILFDKDSFVSVLSSGEEMKLVAGGLFFIGLVVVAVSLLGCAGAYFENRCFIIFYLCILVVIILGQVFITFVLLIQRNKIEEFLKENVDEIISEYGGNGSQTSWKLLDSVQISAECCGRLTSNEWRNNTVIEFLGETDIFPCSCFNGTCPVILAGTHSFGKGSDIYETGCEKDLVDWLEMNIIVIFGMDVGLLLIQILQFIFGIQTYKCISRKMRKLHPSNLLNSIEEDNPAAQPEPQQYSMEIQQFDPQTYDPQMDDGYYHHEGHDDRNYGQYNNPEFYEPDNNRMYNNHHNLQYQQSYNGSYDQGYKQNQNYNHSYNPDDY; this is translated from the exons ATGAAAGCAGACGACAAACTTGAGATCCTGAAATTCTTTCTGATGCTTGTCAATTCCTTATTTGTG ATTCTTGGCATCAGCATTTTTGCGTGTTCGGCTTGGATTTTATTCGATAAGGACAGCTTTGTTAGCGTTCTCAGCTCTG GAGAGGAGATGAAGCTGGTGGCTGGGGGGCTCTTTTTCATCGGCCTTGTTGTGGTCGCTGTGTCCTTGCTGGGTTGCGCTGGAGCCTATTTCGAGAACAGATGTTTCATCATATTT TATCTGTGCATCTTAGTCGTCATCATACTGGGTCAAGTTTTCATCACTTTTGTGCTGTTAATACAAAGAAACAAG ATTGAGGAGTTTTTGAAGGAGAATGTGGACGAGATCATTAGTGAGTACGGAGGAAATGGAAGCCAAACATCTTGGAAACTTCTAGACAGCGTGCAGATTTCT gcAGAATGCTGTGGTAGGCTGACCTCAAATGAATGGAGGAATAACACAGTTATTGAGTTCCTGGGGGAGACTGACATCTTTCCTTGCTCCTGTTTTAACGGTACCTGCCCTGTAATTCTGGCTGGAACACACAGCTTTGGAAAAGGATCAGACATTTATGAAACG GGCTGTGAAAAGGATCTAGTGGACTGGCTAGAGATGAATATAATCGTGATATTCGGAATGGATGTTGGGCTTCTTTTGATTCAG ATTCTCCAGTTTATCTTTGGCATCCAAACCTACAAATGCATCAGCCGTAAGATGAGGAAACTACATCCCAGTAATCTACTGAACTCCATAGAGGAGGACAATCCTGCAGCGCAACCTGAACCCCAGCAGTACAGTATGGAAATCCAGCAGTTTGATCCTCAAACCTATGACCCTCAAATGGACGACGGCTACTATCATCACGAAGGACACGATGACAGGAATTACGGCCAATATAACAATCCAGAATTTTATGAACCAGATAACAATCGAATGTACAACAACCATCATAATTTGCAATACCAACAGAGCTACAATGGCAGCTATG
- the lsm8 gene encoding LSM8 homolog, U6 small nuclear RNA associated, with protein MSTALESYINRTVAIVTSDGRMIVGTLKGFDQTINLILDESHERVFSSSQGVEQVVLGLYIVRGDNVAVIGEIDEETDSALDLGNIRAEPLNSVAH; from the exons ATGTCTACCGCTCTTGAGAGTTACATCAACC GGACGGTTGCCATCGTCACTTCAGATGGCAGAATGATTGTG GGGACACTAAAGGGCTTCGATCAGACGATCAATCTCATCCTGGATGAAAGCCACGAGCGGGTGTTCAGCTCTTCCCAGGGCGTAGAGCAGGTGGTTCTGGGACTGTATATTGTCAGAGGCGATAATGT GGCTGTAATCGGTGAAATCGACGAAGAAACAGACTCCGCGCTGGATCTTGGAAACATAAGAGCAGAACCGCTCAATTCCGTGGCGCACTGA
- the tymp gene encoding thymidine phosphorylase, which yields MSSKDNTISFPELIKLKRDGGQLSEAEIGTFVLGVTLGAIQKTQIGAMLMAIWQKGMTEEETLALTREMMNSGETFKWPEEWLVVDKHSTGGVGDKVSLPLAPALAACGCKVPMISGRGLAHTGGTLDKLESIPGFKVNQSVEQVKQILKDVGCCIVGQTESLVPADRVLYAIRDATSTVDSLPLIISSIISKKGAEGLSALMLDVKFGSAALYKDLDSARQLAQSLVTAGNKLGVKTGAVLSRMNAPIGQTVGNAVEVCEALECLKGRGPDDLKELVIDLGGYLLWMCGHSCTLEAGKSEITLKLENGEALKKFEAMLKAQGVLADVAHSLCSNESDYFKHMKRAAHQTELEVLDDGAVLDIDGLALAKVLHKLGAGRTKSGEEIDYSVGAEILVKMGQQVQKGESWIRIHHNCPDLSTHYPDLQKALIIGSRDKYKAVSRVAEFIDPDNPSMS from the exons ATGTCATCTAAAGACAACACTATTAGTTTCCCAGAGCTTATAAAGCTGAAGCGAGACGGTGGCCAACTCAGCGAAGCAGAGATAGGCACTTTTGTACTAGGAGTCACGTTGGGAGCCATCCAGAAGACTCAAATAG GTGCTATGCTAATGGCTATATGGCAGAAAGGCATGACTGAAGAAGAGACCCTGGCATTGACAAGAGAGATGATGAACTCTGGAGAGACCTTTAAATGGCCGGAGGAATGGCTTGTGGTTGACAAACACTCAACCGGTGGCGTCGGAGACAAAGTCAGCCTTCCGCTTGCTCCAGCTTTGGCTGCATGTGGCTGTAAG GTGCCCATGATAAGTGGAAGAGGACTGGCACATACAGGTGGCACTTTGGACAAGCTGGAGTCTATACCTGGATTTAAAGTCAACCAGTCAGTTGAACAG GTGAAGCAGATCCTCAAGGATGTTGGCTGCTGCATTGTGGGACAGACAGAGAGTCTAGTTCCAGCGGATCGTGTTCTCTACGCCATCAGAGACGCCACATCGACTGTTGATAGTCTTCCTCTTATCATCA GCTCCATCATCTCTAAGAAAGGTGCTGAAGGTCTGAGTGCTCTTATGTTAGATGTGAAGTTTGGCAGTGCTGCTCTGTATAAAGATCTGGACAGCGCTCGCCAACTTGCTCAGTCACTG GTCACTGCAGGCAACAAGCTGGGTGTGAAAACAGGGGCTGTTCTTAGCCGAATGAATGCACCTATTGGCCAGACTGTGGGAAATGCGGTCGAGGTGTGTGAAGCCCTTGAGTGTCTTAAAGGACGAGGGCCAGATGATCTCAAGGAACTGGTTATTGATTTAG GTGGCTATCTGTTGTGGATGTGTGGCCACTCCTGTACTCTAGAGGCTGGGAAATCTGAAATCACTCTGAAGTTGGAGAATGGGGAAGCCCTGAAAAAGTTTGAGGCGATGCTGAAGGCTCAGGGTGTGTTGGCAGATGTTGCACATTCCCTGTGCTCAAACGAGAGCGACTACTTTAAGCACATGAAGCGTGCAGCACACCAGACAGAGCTCGAGGTGCTAGATGATG GAGCCGTTTTGGACATTGACGGTTTGGCCCTGGCTAAAGTGCTGCATAAACTAGGGGCAGGACGCACTAAATCGGGAGAGGAAATCGATTATAGTGTGGGAGCGGAGATCTTGGTTAAGATGGGACAGCAGGTACAGAAAG GCGAATCATGGATCAGGATTCATCACAACTGCCCAGATCTGAGCACACACTATCCTGACCTGCAGAAAGCTTTGATCATTGGCAGCCGTGACAAATACAAGGCAGTATCGCGTGTGGCAGAATTCATCGACCCAGATAATCCCAGCATGTCTTAA